One Pocillopora verrucosa isolate sample1 chromosome 10, ASM3666991v2, whole genome shotgun sequence genomic window carries:
- the LOC131790448 gene encoding uncharacterized protein, whose product MEAVEKIVLFLLVHMAFFLEIKAAGEIISNSDGGFHYRYLGCYRDRPSARALPKLYFNAKKYVNWKVKGYNFKTVIDMCAAHARNTSDVFVFGVQHFGECWGSNKETGYDVYKESKQCFYGVGGKWTNAVYELVYECEANGMKYKDGQTFYIPQNPIVYNDMGCQICSCDRGAKNCYGRASCDFFFPCEKFVPAAQGKCCPKCACYHKNKLYKDGQTWINRQPNSCYECACVSSQTKCKVVQCAANCPNPVFEPGKCCPTCNPGAPVTLEPAIEVTEPTTRPPPLLPPGFPGNHKRGLKIKEKDEEKQ is encoded by the exons gcTGCAGGAGagataatatcaaattctg ACGGTGGATTTCATTACAGATATCTTGGCTGTTACCGTGACAGGCCATCAGCTCGAGCTCTTCCTAAGCTCTACTTTAATGCCAAAAAGTACGTCAATTGGAAAGTCAAAGGATATAACTTCAAAACAGTGATTGACATGTGCGCTGCGCATGCGCGTAACACAAGTGACGTGTTTGTGTTTGGAGTTCAACACTTCGGAGAATGCTGGGGAAGTAACAAAGAAACTGGTTATGATGTGTACAAGGAATCAAAACAATGCTTTTATGGTGTTGGTGGTAAATGGACAAATGCAGTGTACGAGCTAGTTT ATGAGTGTGAAGCTAACGGGATGAAATACAAAGACGGACAAACATTCTATATTCCACAGAATCCTATTGTTTATAACGATATGGGCTGTCAGATATGTTCATGTGATCGAGGAGCCAAGAATTGTTACGGTCGAGCCAGCtgtgattttttctttccctgcGAGAAGTTTGTTCCAGCTGCTCAGGGAAAATGTTGTCCTAAATGCG cttgttaTCACAAAAACAAGCTCTATAAAGACGGTCAGACTTGGATAAACAGGCAACCAAATAGTTGTTATGAATGCGCATGCGTCTCAAGCCAGACGAAATGTAAAGTGGTGCAATGTGCGGCGAATTGTCCGAACCCGGTGTTCGAGCCTGGGAAATGCTGTCCAACATGTA ATCCCGGTGCACCTGTTACTTTAGAGCCCGCCATCGAGGTAACTGAACCCACTACCAGACCGCCTCCACTTCTCCCGCCCGGTTTCCCCGGTAACCACAAACGTGGTTTAAAAATTAAGGAGAAAGATGAAGAGAAGCAATAA
- the LOC131790436 gene encoding uncharacterized protein — translation MRYTNFFFVLLIASVAVYETFAGAIAQKRKEKRSFEKPDCKEVVLQRNPVCEKKGCDEDGKPQMFMYECPEIPEICPKEEVDEMAECCPKKCVCSPGGDSSILYKPGESFNAVKDGKNLDCECDPNAIPRCIERIQITLPPKLPPRPPPVFPPGFPPERDWPWV, via the exons ATGAGATATAcgaactttttttttgtcctgcTGATTGCCAGCGTGGCAGTTTATGAAACATTTGCTGGAGCAATCGCACAAAAG CGCAAAGAAAAGAGATCGTTCG AAAAACCTGATTGTAAAGAAGTGGTTTTACAGCGCAACCCCGTATGTGAAAAGAAAGGTTGTGACGAAGATGGCAAACCGCAGATGTTTATGTACGAATGTCCCGAAATTCCAGAGATCTGCCCGAAGGAAGAGGTTGATGAAATGGCGGAGTGCTGCCCGAAAAAGTGTG TTTGTAGTCCTGGTGGTGATTCGAGTATTTTGTACAAACCCGGAGAGAGTTTCAACGCTGTAAAAGATGGGAAAAATCTGGATTGCGAGTGCGATCCCAACGCAATACCAAGATGTATAGAGCGAATTCAAATCACTC TTCCACCAAAACTGCCTCCCAGGCCTCCTCCAGTCTTTCCTCCCGGATTTCCCCCAGAAAGGGATTGGCCATGGGTTTAG
- the LOC131790428 gene encoding uncharacterized protein, with translation MKTRIAIVASIVLVVVLHVESSVIQSRLAELRAKRSPCGASCAPSCAPLCQPSCCMPIPPPPPPPPPPPPPPMPMATMAPPPPCPPVCLKWTTTINPVGGMPQVSPIQSTPCPDQCQQAGCCAPPPMMPPQPPPMVMGPPPPMVAPPPPPVQPPPPCPPGCPKACYPACSQRCCNPQPLPPLPPPMPPMPPMQQCQPSCAPTCCQGPPPQPMMMPPYPPMNMQPPPMQPPPMMMPPQQPMMMMPPPQTVCPAPCARSCAPKCKPECCDKRKRNAEN, from the exons ATGAAGACCCGGATAGCGATAGTCGCATCGATTGTTTTAGTCGTGGTACTTCATGTGGAGAGTTCAGTTA ttcAGAGCAGGCTTGCGGAATTGAGGGCAAAGA ggagtCCATGTGGGGCGTCATGCGCTCCATCCTGTGCTCCTCTGTGTCAGCCATCATGTTGTATGCCAATTCCACCACCGCCTCCTCCGCCACCACCACCGCCTCCCCCACCAATGCCAATGGCAACGATGGCTCCTCCTCCTCCGTGTCCTCCCGTTTGCTTGAAATGGACGACAACTATCAACCCAGTGGGCGGAATGCCTCAAGTGTCTCCAATTCAGTCTACTCCTTGTCCTGATCAGTGCCAGCAGGCAGGCTGTTGTGCACCTCCACCAATGATGCCCCCTCAACCACCACCAATGGTTATGGGCCCTCCTCCTCCTATGGTAgcacctcctcctcctccagtTCAGCCACCACCACCTTGCCCTCCAGGTTGCCCTAAGGCTTGCTATCCAGCCTGTTCACAGAGGTGCTGCAACCCTCAACCACTCCCGCCCCTTCCACCACCAATGCCACCGATGCCTCCCATGCAGCAATGCCAGCCATCCTGTGCTCCCACCTGCTGCCAGGGACCACCTCCTCAACCAATGATGATGCCACCTTATCCTCCAATGAACATGCAGCCACCTCCGATGCAACCTCCTCCAATGATGATGCCCCCTCAACAACCCATGATGATGATGCCTCCTCCACAGACAGTTTGCCCCGCGCCCTGTGCCCGATCATGCGCACCAAAATGTAAACCTGAATGTTGCGACAAAAGGAAGCGTAATGCTGAGAACTAA
- the LOC131790430 gene encoding uncharacterized protein: MDKRIFLLLIVLVAFSVEAKKKILKKKLNQLKGAKKCGYGCPSSCPCQPTCCPPPPPPPPPPPICCPPPPPPPPPPVATSSQSTLYHHHFHPGPPPPPPPPPAPCPPPCHFGHTVHHHVYHASPPGPPPAPMPSPPPFSTESHAHVFVHHSHPGPPPPPPPPPAPCPPPCHTVQTVHVQQHHFPPPPCPPPCPPPCPPPCPPPPPPCPPPCPPTCTPPCSACCKKGKVDKKGKKNDEEKKDKE, translated from the exons ATGGACAAGCGAATCTTTCTTTTGCTTATTGTGCTGGTCGCCTTCTCTGttgaagcaaaaaagaaaatcctcAAAAAGAAGCTAAATCAGCTTAAAG GTGCAAAGAAATGCGGATACGGATGCCCATCAAGCTGCCCTTGTCAGCCAACCTGCTGCCCACCACCTCCACCTCCCCCGCCCCCACCTCCAATATGCTGCCCACCTCCCCCTCCACCTCCTCCTCCACCAGTAGCAACAAGTAGTCAGTCAACCCTTTACCACCATCACTTCCACCCAGGACCacctccccctcctcctcccccaccAGCTCCATGCCCACCACCATGTCACTTTGGACACACCGTGCACCACCACGTGTACCACGCCAGCCCACCAGGTCCCCCTCCAGCACCCATGCCCTCTCCTCCACCCTTCTCCACTGAATCACACGCTCATGTCTTCGTCCACCACTCACATCCTGGacctccaccacctccaccacctccacctGCTCCATGCCCACCCCCATGCCACACTGTCCAGACAGTCCACGTACAACAACACCACTTCCCACCACCACCATGCCCACCGCCCTGTCCTCCCCCATGCCCTCCAccctgcccccctccccctccaccctGCCCACCCCCATGTCCTCCAACTTGCACCCCACCTTGCAGTGCCTGCTGCAAGAAGGGAAAAGTAGACAAGAAGGGCAAGAAGAAcgatgaagaaaagaaagacaaagagtag
- the LOC131790434 gene encoding uncharacterized protein — translation MARLVVLLLAAVVCVSAKSFKEKRGAIPCGYQCTAPMCAPTCPTYCCAPPPPPPPPPQQIHHTTHIHHHHVHHMGPQAPAMPAPPQPAPPPATVQSQQHVWEYMPPPPPCPCPVPAPPPIVVPAPPCPPPCTPQCCAPAPVCPPACPPMCCKKRSS, via the exons ATGGCCCGTCTTGTTGTTCTCCTTTTAGCCGCCGTCGTGTGCGTCAGCGCCAAATCTTTTAAAG AAAAGAGAGGAGCCATCCCATGCGGATACCAATGCACCGCCCCAATGTGTGCACCAACTTGCCCAACTTACTGCTGTGCcccaccaccaccaccccctcccccaccacaGCAGATTCACCACACCACCCACATCCACCATCACCACGTTCACCATATGGGACCTCAGGCTCCAGCTATGCCTGCTCCTCCTCAGCCAGCACCTCCACCAGCCACCGTTCAGAGCCAGCAACACGTATGGGAATACATGCCACCACCACCACCTTGCCCATGTCCAGTCCCGGCTCCTCCCCCAATAGTCGTGCCTGCCCCACCATGCCCACCACCCTGCACACCACAATGCTGCGCTCCCGCCCCAGTCTGTCCACCAGCCTGTCCACCCATGTGCTGCAAGAAGCGATCATCATAA
- the LOC131790426 gene encoding uncharacterized protein, producing the protein MATKALLVCLLIAAVVFVEAGKHPKANKIKKAKASPGSKKCAGPCAVSCAPPCPPTCCPPPPPPPCPPPCPPPCPPPCPPPPPPCPPPCMTHSVQHSHSHAWAPAPPPPCPPPCLPPAPPQAVHHIHHVTHHHMLPPPPPPPPLPCPPPCHTASVMHHHSHQWAPAPPPPCPPPCLPPAPPQRIHHVHQVVHHIVHPPPPPPPCPPPCIQTCAPSCPVACCKKNKVKIEDEASGNADDDDDVNDQEEKKEEEIAKQEDNEEEKQEQKQEDKQEDKQEDTKEEKQEDKQEEKSDKAVEQKEEKKDDKDDDDD; encoded by the exons ATGGCTACAAAGGCCCTGTTAGTCTGTCTTTTAATAGCGGCCGTTGTCTTCGTAGAAGCCGGCAAACATCCAAAAGCTAATAAAATCAAGAAAG CTAAGGCCAGTCCAGGATCCAAGAAATGCGCCGGCCCATGTGCAGTGTCATGTGCGCCTCCTTGTCCTCCTACATGCTGTcccccaccaccacccccaccGTGCCCACCACCCTGTCCTCCCCCTTGTCCCCCTCCATGcccaccaccccctcccccatgCCCACCACCTTGTATGACCCATAGTGTGCAACATTCTCATAGTCATGCGTGGGCACCTGCTCCTCCTCCACCATGCCCCCCACCATGTCTCCCTCCAGCTCCCCCTCAGGCTGTTCACCACATCCACCATGTAACACATCACCATATGCTGCCTCCTcctccaccacctccacctCTGCCATGCCCTCCACCATGCCACACCGCTAGCGTTATGCACCATCACTCCCACCAATGGGCTCCTGCTCCACCTCCACCCTGCCCACCTCCTTGTCTCCCTCCTGCTCCTCCCCAGAGAATCCACCACGTTCACCAGGTTGTCCACCACATTGTCCAcccaccaccaccacctccaCCCTGCCCTCCCCCATGTATCCAAACTTGCGCACCATCCTGCCCAGTGGCCTGTTGTAAGAAGAACAAGGTAAAGATCGAGGATGAAGCCTCTGGCAATGctgatgatgacgatgacgtcAATGATCAGgaagaaaagaaggaagaggAGATTGCCAAGCAGGAGGACAATGAAGAGGAGAAGCAGGAGCAGAAACAAGAGGATAAACAGGAAGATAAACAAGAAGAcacaaaagaagagaaacagGAAGATaaacaggaagaaaaatcaGATAAGGCTGTGgaacagaaggaagaaaagaaagacgaCAAAGACGATGATGACGATTAA
- the LOC131790423 gene encoding uncharacterized protein isoform X2, with product MPSLRFLVALLFGLLLAFGIRPSSSMPIEGDSNDIDKAGSGDDAVDEGTDDDDSEDDDETISDNDVKEALAASSGELIASGQEISDAEASGSESELPIEKSDSKDNEVVQGDDDKTKIDSEKLASEPQKEVKEAQAIDETSKKADNDSVKDEEDGQKGQNEEEQPETVEDIDADVPPPLDSDTQRSDSAAQENENPPIDETKQMAEAQSKYAADQQQEKALAYLANTRQSGVFSAPSQRAIICKDTIQKISCPPEHRIRVLNADFGDMGDVGCLKENNPMPVGFCRTPGTYEKVKKRCDGLEGCDLAASNDWFGNACPDANKYLDVNYDCVNNPVPYPAPPAAGFSQASYQPPPAPAAYAPAPYAQPPPAYAPGMGVPDLMSSSPYMAPPDPCSPCNTCAQCSLPVCSPCTHTCQPLTCAPRIPASLQPLWQQWNERTADMSRMEMAALIISPLPKLAAPTKAPESAQVSGGAEGSESASGETTSDLDEDALYEASKRSKIQQVKSKQTAKKVTLATHKKAHKDDTEQGFLRSSDLLVSSGDVSSGSSS from the exons ATGCCCAGTCTCAGATTTCTTGTGGCGCTTTTGTTTGGACTTCTATTGGCTTTTGGTATTCGACCGTCCTCCTCGATGCCAATTGAGGGAG ATAGCAATGATATTGACAAAGCAGGATCAGGTGATGATGCTGTAGACGAAGGTACTGATGACGACGATAGCGAGGACGATGACGAAACTATAAGTGACAATGACGTCAAGGAAGCTCTTGCTGCTTCAAGCGGGGAACTGATCGCTAGTGGCCAGGAAATTAGTGACGCAGAAGCATCGGGCAGCGAATCAGAGTTACCTATTGAAAAATCAGATAGTAAAGACAATGAGGTGGTCCAAGGTGATGATGACAAAACGAAAATCGATTCAGAGAAACTTGCCAGCGAGCCTCAAAAGGAAGTTAAAGAAGCACAAGCAATTGATGAAACTTCTAAGAAAGCTGACAATGACAGTGTTAAAGATGAAGAAGATGGTCAGAAGGGACAAAACGAGGAAGAACAACCTGAAACAGTCGAGGACATTGATGCAGATGTGCCCCCACCACTTGATAGTGACACGCAAAGAAGTGATTCCGCtgctcaagaaaatgaaaatcccCCTATAGACGAGACCAAACAAATGGCCGAGGCGCAGTCAAAATATGCTGCCGATCAGCAACAAGAAAAAGCCTTGGCCTATCTTGCCAATA CTCGTCAAAGTGGAGTCTTTTCCGCCCCATCTCAAAGAGCCATCATATGCAAAGACACGATACAGAAAATATCTTGCCCGCCCGAACATAGGATAAGGGTGTTAAATGCTGATTTTGGTGACATGGGTGATGTCGGTTGCCTAAAGGAAAACAATCCGATGCCGGTGGGATTCTGCCGCACTCCTGGAACTTACGAAAAGGTGAAGAAACGGTGTGATGGTCTGGAGGGCTGTGATTTGGCTGCGAGCAATGACTGGTTTGGCAATGCGTGCCCGGACGCTAACAAGTATTTGGATGTCAACTACGACTGCGTGAATAATCCGG TGCCTTACCCGGCCCCTCCTGCTGCGGGATTTAGTCAAG ctAGTTACCAGCCCCCTCCAGCTCCTGCCGCCTATGCCCCAGCTCCTTATG CCCAGCCTCCCCCGGCATATGCCCCTGGTATGGGAGTCCCGGATCTCATGTCATCGAGTCCTTACATGGCTCCACCAGACCCGTGTAGTCCGTGTAACACGTGTGCTCAATGCTCGTTACCAGTCTGCAGCCCATGTACTCACACTTGTCAACCTCTGACCTGCGCTCCTCGCATCCCAGCTAGTTTGCAGCCTCTGTGGCAACAGTGGAATGAAAGGACTGCAG ACATGAGTCGAATGGAAATGGCAGCGCTTATTATTTCGCCTCTTCCCAAACTTGCTGCTCCCACAAAAGCACCTGAATCTGCGCAGGTGTCGGGTGGAGCTGAAGGCTCTGAGTCTGCGTCAGGTGAAACAACTTCTGACCTTGATGAGGACGCTCTCTATGAAGCTAGTAAGAGGTCTAAAATTCAGCAGGTGAAATCAAAACAGACAGCAAAGAAAGTAACTTTGGCAACGCATAAGAAAGCTCATAAGGATGATACTGAACAAGGCTTTTTGCGAAGCAGTGATTTGTTGGTTTCGTCGGGAGATGTAAGCAGCGGCTCATCTTCATGA
- the LOC131790423 gene encoding germ cell nuclear acidic protein isoform X1 gives MLSPQPSSMQIKLPIKTVTKSTTPSIQTPFVLPNDIPTSGSGSSGSGFDESYDMDDNADLKEPEPEFDDTADLKEPEPEFSGSGSGYDEKDLRDDISKVAFMLAGTNDNPNMPPFPVPGLPMNLTRQQAIDIYKSALYFAGLLQGDDSNDIDKAGSGDDAVDEGTDDDDSEDDDETISDNDVKEALAASSGELIASGQEISDAEASGSESELPIEKSDSKDNEVVQGDDDKTKIDSEKLASEPQKEVKEAQAIDETSKKADNDSVKDEEDGQKGQNEEEQPETVEDIDADVPPPLDSDTQRSDSAAQENENPPIDETKQMAEAQSKYAADQQQEKALAYLANTRQSGVFSAPSQRAIICKDTIQKISCPPEHRIRVLNADFGDMGDVGCLKENNPMPVGFCRTPGTYEKVKKRCDGLEGCDLAASNDWFGNACPDANKYLDVNYDCVNNPVPYPAPPAAGFSQASYQPPPAPAAYAPAPYAQPPPAYAPGMGVPDLMSSSPYMAPPDPCSPCNTCAQCSLPVCSPCTHTCQPLTCAPRIPASLQPLWQQWNERTADMSRMEMAALIISPLPKLAAPTKAPESAQVSGGAEGSESASGETTSDLDEDALYEASKRSKIQQVKSKQTAKKVTLATHKKAHKDDTEQGFLRSSDLLVSSGDVSSGSSS, from the exons ATGCTGTCTCCTCAGCCATCTTCGATGCAAATAAAACTTCCCATCAAAACTGTCACAAAGAGTACAACCCCAAGCATTCAGACCCCTTTCGTTCTTCCGAATGATATTCCGACTTCCGGCTCTGGTAGCTCGGGGTCTGGATTTGACGAATCTTACGACATGGATGATAACGCTGACTTAAAAGAACCAGAGCCGGAATTTGATGATACGGCTGACCTGAAAGAGCCAGAGCCGGAATTCAGCGGAAGTGGAAGCGGATATGACGAAAAGGACTTAAGAGACGATATTTCCAAAGTGGCATTCATGTTAGCAGGCACGAATGATAACCCAAATATGCCTCCATTTCCAGTGCCAGGCCTTCCCATGAACTTGACGCGGCAACAGGCCATTGATATTTATAAATCAGCCTTGTACTTCGCTGGTCTGCTGCAAGGAGATG ATAGCAATGATATTGACAAAGCAGGATCAGGTGATGATGCTGTAGACGAAGGTACTGATGACGACGATAGCGAGGACGATGACGAAACTATAAGTGACAATGACGTCAAGGAAGCTCTTGCTGCTTCAAGCGGGGAACTGATCGCTAGTGGCCAGGAAATTAGTGACGCAGAAGCATCGGGCAGCGAATCAGAGTTACCTATTGAAAAATCAGATAGTAAAGACAATGAGGTGGTCCAAGGTGATGATGACAAAACGAAAATCGATTCAGAGAAACTTGCCAGCGAGCCTCAAAAGGAAGTTAAAGAAGCACAAGCAATTGATGAAACTTCTAAGAAAGCTGACAATGACAGTGTTAAAGATGAAGAAGATGGTCAGAAGGGACAAAACGAGGAAGAACAACCTGAAACAGTCGAGGACATTGATGCAGATGTGCCCCCACCACTTGATAGTGACACGCAAAGAAGTGATTCCGCtgctcaagaaaatgaaaatcccCCTATAGACGAGACCAAACAAATGGCCGAGGCGCAGTCAAAATATGCTGCCGATCAGCAACAAGAAAAAGCCTTGGCCTATCTTGCCAATA CTCGTCAAAGTGGAGTCTTTTCCGCCCCATCTCAAAGAGCCATCATATGCAAAGACACGATACAGAAAATATCTTGCCCGCCCGAACATAGGATAAGGGTGTTAAATGCTGATTTTGGTGACATGGGTGATGTCGGTTGCCTAAAGGAAAACAATCCGATGCCGGTGGGATTCTGCCGCACTCCTGGAACTTACGAAAAGGTGAAGAAACGGTGTGATGGTCTGGAGGGCTGTGATTTGGCTGCGAGCAATGACTGGTTTGGCAATGCGTGCCCGGACGCTAACAAGTATTTGGATGTCAACTACGACTGCGTGAATAATCCGG TGCCTTACCCGGCCCCTCCTGCTGCGGGATTTAGTCAAG ctAGTTACCAGCCCCCTCCAGCTCCTGCCGCCTATGCCCCAGCTCCTTATG CCCAGCCTCCCCCGGCATATGCCCCTGGTATGGGAGTCCCGGATCTCATGTCATCGAGTCCTTACATGGCTCCACCAGACCCGTGTAGTCCGTGTAACACGTGTGCTCAATGCTCGTTACCAGTCTGCAGCCCATGTACTCACACTTGTCAACCTCTGACCTGCGCTCCTCGCATCCCAGCTAGTTTGCAGCCTCTGTGGCAACAGTGGAATGAAAGGACTGCAG ACATGAGTCGAATGGAAATGGCAGCGCTTATTATTTCGCCTCTTCCCAAACTTGCTGCTCCCACAAAAGCACCTGAATCTGCGCAGGTGTCGGGTGGAGCTGAAGGCTCTGAGTCTGCGTCAGGTGAAACAACTTCTGACCTTGATGAGGACGCTCTCTATGAAGCTAGTAAGAGGTCTAAAATTCAGCAGGTGAAATCAAAACAGACAGCAAAGAAAGTAACTTTGGCAACGCATAAGAAAGCTCATAAGGATGATACTGAACAAGGCTTTTTGCGAAGCAGTGATTTGTTGGTTTCGTCGGGAGATGTAAGCAGCGGCTCATCTTCATGA